Within Enoplosus armatus isolate fEnoArm2 chromosome 1, fEnoArm2.hap1, whole genome shotgun sequence, the genomic segment ATAGCTGTGACAAAATATTTGATACTGATTCAGTGCCTTGGGTGCCACATTTTTTGTCAGAACTATGCTCAAAGAGTGTGTTTTTGATCtaaatgtttgtatgtgtgtatttgttttcctgctgcagccaGAGCCTGTCATCCCTGTGAAAGATGCTACCTCTGACATGGCCATCATCTCTCGTAAAGGCAGCCAGCTTGTCCGTAAACATCGCGAGCAGAAAGAACGCAAGAAGGTTTGGCTGGATTAATAACTAAAACTCAGAGTATTGCTTAGACAAATGCAGAAATCCGGTGAATGGGTCCTATCTGGCTTTGTGATCCTGATCCTGACCAGGGTTAAATGTGGGTCTGACACTGCAGAGTTCAAgcattttttataatatttataatacaCCGGTAGATCTCTTATAAAATTACTATGACAGTAATAAACTAATTGCAAGTCCTGGACCTCTAAGACAGAAATTGTTGATACATATGAAAGCTAAAACCAGTAAggatatttaaatgaaaatatcattGTTATATTCACCTGAATGGAGAAATGTGGTGATCACCTTGCCTGGTCGGTTGATGACATTTTAACAGCAAATCACCATCAGGGAGGTGAAAAAACTTGACAAATGCTGCACCAGATGCGATCAGAtcatctcctctgtgtgttgaaTGTGCATGACAttgcagtctgtgtgtgcagttagAGACTGAAGCTTTAATCTTCATAAtcatatgatataatatatgaataataatgttttcaggcacagcacaaacactgggaATTGGCAGGCACCAAGTTGGGGGATATCATGGGGAtcaagaagaaggaggaagaagacaccTCTGGGGGCAAAGTGGTAGGCGAGGACGGCAAAGTAGACTACAGGTGAGTGGGCTGTCTATGATAAGTTTGGATCTAgatgacatttcacattttgtttttaataatccACCAGCTGTATTAATTCTTTGGTGgatgttctctctctgcctcacagagctgaGCAGAAATTCGCAGACCACATGAAAGAAAAGACTGAGGCCAGCAGTGAGTTTGCTAAGAAGAAGACCCTTCTGGAACAGAGACAGTACCTGCCTATTTTTGCCGTCAGACAACAGCTTCTCAACATCATAAGGTATTGATACTCCGAGTTCATTGCTGTCCTCAAATCCAATTTCAACCCCAATTTTCACACTAAAACTTTGAGTTCAAACTTTGACTGTTTCAATGTGTTTCCTGGCATCTGCAGGGACAACAGCATAGTGATTGTTGTTGGGGAGACCGGCAGTGGGAAGACCACCCAGCTGACTCAGTACCTGCATGAGGATGGCTACACTAGTTATGGCATGGTGGGCTGTACTCAGCCCCGAAGAGTGGCAGCCATGAGTGTGGCCAAGAGAGTCAGTGAGGAGATTGGCACCAACCTtggagaggaggtgagacagTCACACAGAAACAGCCACTACATTTGGGAATACTGTGCTACTGTTGTGAACCAGCAGTTTTATCTCTGATCGTGGAACCCTTGTGAACATGTAGTGTTAATTAATTTGCTGTCGATGTCCTGAGTATTGATTTGTTCATGTAGAAAATGGTGTTAGGAGTTCTATATTGGTCATAACCCTCCCCTTGAtaatttaataacattttactctCTAATTTACTTGATGAGATTTGGCAACATGTAGTGAGTTTAGCTGGCACAGCCATGTTGCAGGTTTCTGTGCAAGAATCCATCAGCGCTTCTATTTCTGTTTCGTTTTTGATGTCTGCAGGGATTTTATGCTCATTTTTTATGAAAAAGTTCATTTTACGTTATGGTATTACCAGCCGCTGCAATGGGTAAGCTTAAGGCTCAAATCTTAAGTCTGGTTAAGACTGCAGGGAAGATTATGGGAAGACATTTTCGAGCAGTCTACCGTTTGGCAGGCCAACAGGATTTTATCTGACCTTTTCTCATGTGTTGAACTCTGAGTATGTGCTGATGGATTACAGGGTCCCATTGTGTAAACACAATGGTTTTAAACATCAATTTGTCCCTCTGCCAGTTAAACGTATTAAAGTAAGACGTATTTGTTTGCTTGTAATTTATGTACTAAGGTGTGTAAGCATTCGAGATGTATACCTTagatgttttgtagtttttaacagAGTGAAGGGCTTTGTGACTAATTTGCTTGATTATTTTAAATCACACtagtgtttgtttgcatgtgtgttctttcatttaatgtgttttgttgtgatgtttgGTTTTGCAGCAATTCTCTTAATCCGAGACTTCTGTTTCCTATGGGAGACAATAAAAGTAACCTTGACCTTAAACTTAAAACTGACAGTGAATGTctccaaaatgttaaaatcatcCATTGCATTGTAAAACTGCATACGAAGAGTATGGTAAGTGAAATTTGAACCAGAGAGTAGTTAGAGCATTTACAAAAAATTTGGActcttgctttttgtttttaatgtcaaagtAATTTAACTAATATGGTAAAACTGTGGACTTGTTTAAATCCTATCTGATAGCTGATGGATGTAATCGCCTCATGACTTCTCATGACAAGTAGAGCTACTGTGCTAATGCCATGAAGTTGTTTTGAAGGACTTATACACTACAGTAATTACTGTATTGAGTAATGCCCAGTCTGAGGGCTCCCCACAAACTCAACACTTTGTATGTACAAACTCACACAAGTTATACGCAGTGTAACACCGCCATCTagtggacaaaaataaaataaaatgtatgtgttgcacCAGGAATTGAATGAGGAGCAACAATAAAGGGAAACACTGGAGTTGCTTAGATATTAAGTAGAGCTCGTCAAACACTGAGATTGGATCGTATTTCTTATTTTGATAAGGCATTTTTTGTAATGCCTGTGCAGGTCATACAGCAGCGTTTGCTGTAAGTACTTACATACATTTTGAGTTGATTTATTCTGACATTGTTGCCTGCAGGTGGGCTACGCAATCCGTTTTGAGGACTGCACGTCAGAGAAAACATTGATAAAGTACATGACAGACGGTATCCTGCTCAGGGAGTCACTGAGGGAGTCGGACCTGGACCACTACAGTGCTGTTATCATGGACGAAGCTCACGAACGCTCCCTGAATACTGATGTGCTGTTCGGCCTGCTACGTGAGGTCAGTACACAACTACCTAACACGCATTAAAGATAcgtttatttttgttattttcaagacatacacacagctgcGTCTGCGGTGTGTCTAAATGATAAATTACCTTGCGAGGTTGTTGTTTCCTTTTCtgatttcagtgtaaataaCAGTCTCTCTTCTGTCCACCGTTTTTCATCAGGTTGTATCTCGACGCACCGATTTAAAGCTCATAGTTACCTCTGCAACTATGGACTCAGACAAGTTTGCTGCATTTTTTGGCAACGTTCCCATTTTCCACATTCCAGGAAGAACATTTCCCGTAGACATCTTGTTTAGCAaggtatgtttttgtttctactTTCACTTAGCTTACACTGCATCCTAAATGCTTTACATCATTACCATTAGATCATTTTGGCAGTTTcagatcattattattattattccataTTTCAGGAATTACTGCTCATACTACTGAGACTGTCTTAATGAGACATATTTTCTCAAAGTAAAACCATCTTCAGATTGTAATGACATCTTTAACTGTATATCTGTTAAATCTGTTTAACCCTAAGAGAAGTCTATATGACAGATATAAGCATGGCAAAATTATGTGTGtaattttatacatatatatgcgTATATAATACACagctttctgtttttcaaatacCCTAGAGATAATAGATATACTGTGTAAATTGACAGGTGAACTAACTTTTGGCatataacaataaaaagtcTATTgtgtcaaaattaaaaaaataattatgtttTGGTTGTTGTAGGGTCATCACAGTGGCTTTGTTTTGCATTGGACTGATTTGTTGTGGTTTGTGCTGTGTAGACTCCTCAGGAGGACTACGTGGAGGCGGCAGTGAAGCAGGCCTTGCAGATCCACCTCAGTGGGTTGATGGGAGACATCCTCATCTTTATGCCCGGGCAGGAGGATATTGAGGTGAGGACTGCTATTATCACTCAAATATTTCGGCATAAAGGACAGTGATCTTAATTTCATGTACAaaaggtgctgtataaataaagttaataagactttttttctcctaaaaaaaaaaaggccaattTATCCCCAAAAATTCAAAACGCATGACTTTTGTAAACCATTAGTTTTTGCTCTCAAAAAGACAGGAACAGGAGGTTCTTTCCATTTTGTGTTCCTAATTCAAGTAAAGTATATCCTTGTCCTTGCAGGTAACGTCGGATCAGATCGTGGAGCGGTTGGAGGACTTGGAGAACGCTCCTCCTCTGGCCGTGCTGCCCATCTACTCCCAGCTGCCCTCTGACCTCCAGGCCAAGATCTTCCAGAAGGTTTGTGTCTGTAACTGCCCAAAATGTTTCATGCATTTCTACAAGCTACATCTATGAGTTCTTGTGATAAACACGTAAAGAAACAAAGCTGACTTCGCCTTTTCTCCTCTGCCAGGCTCCAGATGGTGTGAGGAAATGCATTGTTGCTACAAACATCGCTGAGACTTCCCTCACTGTGGATGGAATCATGTTTGTCGTGGATGCAGGATACTGCAAACTGAAGGTTacattgttttcacactgcAGTTCTTTAAAGGTCCTTTCTCTGTGTTCAAGTTTAAACCgaccatttttgttttactcacttctttttttctgtcaacagGTTTTCAATCCTCGCATTGGAATGGATGCTCTACAGGTTTACCCAATCAGCCAGGCTAATGCCAACCAGCGTTCTGGTAGAGCAGGACGTACAGGACCAGGGCAGTGTTACAGGTAACGGCCCTTGTGCTCTCTCTGCATAGGCTTGtgttcacaaacacagcagggtTGACCTGGaatttgaaaacttttttttttttttcaagctgaCGATACCAAGAGTCTCCTGATCCTCCAAAAGGgagcatattttcattttgttattcttTTCACAGTCTCCTGCGAGCATGAACATACTTTATTTTCCCACTCTGGTGTCTTAGTTCACATTCAGAAATAATCCCTGAGAATGTAGCATCATTATAGTGGCAACTGTtgttaaagtgtgttttctccCTTCAGTTGTTTGAGATCACTGCCGTCCTCAGATGGTTTGCTCAGGGCTCTAGATGTGTGACATGACCGTGCTTTCAAGACAGTCAGaggcaggaagagggagagcGGGCCAGAAACCTTAATCTCCTGAGGATTTCATGCAGTTTATGGAACAGAAATGTGCCACAAAAGATCCTGTCAGAGGTTTCACTTGACCGCTCCCTCTTTCGccacatttacttaagtaaagatTGAGTGACATAGACACACTCAGGGTGATACATGCATTGCTAATGAGCTAGGATGCTTATGAAAGCCCACATATTTCTAGGTTAATCCTGCCCACCTGCTCTTGCACATGAGCTCACACAAATCTATGAAGAATCAGTTTTGGAGCGGCTTTACACCGAGAGTACAGTCAAGGTGTTTGAGcagctgtggatgtgtgtatgtgttagagagcagagagagtgagtcaCGCCGGTTTGCTCCGCTTGCGTGGAGAATTCCCCACTCAAAGACCCTTTTAGCTGTGACTGCAGGCACTCACTCACAAGCTCTAAACCTCCATATACATTCTGTAATAATAAGCACCCACATCAGACAGCCTGTAATTGTTCCGAGAGCTTTGTTACGTCAGGTCCTTTACTCTAACTCCCTAAATAAATTGTAGCTTTGTGAATGTTCCTCTGCATCTGGCGCTTACTGCTTAGTTAGAACCCCACTGACATGTCTGCACGTATTGGAGAACAGAACAAGCCACGTCAGTGTCACGTAACAACATGGCCCAGAGGAGCATATACCTCATTgccctgtccctgtccgtgcaGTGCTTCAGtttacaaatcaaacatttaaaagaatgtACAGATAGCTGTACATTTTTCTTTAGAAAAATCCGTTTTTAGTATAATCTCATTCTTGACGGCTTAAATCTCACgctcactgtgtctctgtgccctcctctctgtccaggcTCTACACTCAGAGCGCCTTTAAGAATGAGATGCTAACAACCACCATACCAGAGATCCAGAGGACCAACCTGGCCAACGTAGTCCTGCTGTTGAAGTCCCTGGGTGTTCAGGATTTGCTCCTCTTCCACTTCATGGATCCACCACCTGAGGACAACATGCTCAACTCCATGTACCAGCTCTGGATCTTGGGTGCTCTGGACAACACAGGTGGGTAGTGAACAGGGGTTGGAGTTACCAGAGGCACCATAATGTAATGTTGATAAGATACTTGCAGTTTTACATGACACAGACATTTTTAATAGATGTTTCATATGCTGAGTTTTGTAATATACTGTCAGTTATTACCTTTCGGACAGATAATTATATCTAGTCTTATATCagactttttcaaaatgtgctttatCTAATAACAAAATGgtaataaatctaaaaaaaaacgtttttacTGTGCGCTGTCCATCACAAGTTTCCAGAGCTCAAtgtaatgtcttcaaatgtcttgtgttgtcgaagatatttagtttacagtCAGAgaatatttgagaagctggaaccacagAAGTTTTGCtatttttgccaaaaaaaattatttgattatcaaaattgttgctggttcatttgaaaacattttaattaaaactgtcgattgactaattgatAAGTCAACTAATCCTTACAGGATGATAATTAAACAATATAAGATGAATACGTATTATATGTTGtatcattttctttccactgcCTCGAGTAGCAGGTCTTACTAGGCCTAGACCAGTCTTGTATACAGTAGGACCAAACAACATAAATCCTCCTCCTTTTGAGATGGAGATGAAGCTGGGACAGAGAATATTGGGTTTTTGAGGGTTGTATTTCCCCCTCAGTGCTGCTTTGAGCTGCTACATAGTGATGctgacagcacaaacacaggcaggagACTGAATCTATTGAAAGGATGCTGCAGTGATGATGCAGACACTGCAAACAGACCTGGAGGAGGTAGTTGTGAGGTTTAGCCAGTGGAGTAATTGCCTAGTAACTGATCCTGTGTTTGATTTGACTGGTCGGGTCTCATTTCTGTCTCATCCTTAGCTAGATTCCAGGGGATTTAGGGATTTGGGGATAAGGGGGGACTTCTGATGATTCCCTGTATGGTGTGTTAACAGCAGATTATCTCTGATTAAGGCTTGCCTGCCCCAAACTGgctgctctgcttctctgcttttcctcctcATAAGCTTCTTAGACTCTGTCGTCTAATCATTTAAATCAGAACTGGCAAAGTTTTTgatctcactctcttttttttctccacaaataTTCTCAACTGTCAGCAAGCAGttcatcctcctctttcaaGGTGATAGACAAATAGGTGTCACATAATGCTGGCTTCTCCCTCACGCCAGCAGGCTTTTGATGGAAAAGAAGCTTATCACTCGTCTTGTGCTTGTCCCTCCTACATTCTTCACGTCTCTTGCACTTCTCTTCACTTTTGACCTTGTAATTGTGCTCTTTTTTGGCCTTTCAGGTGCTTTGACACCAACGGGGCGTCTGATGGTGGAGTTTCCCCTCGACCCCGCCCTTTCCAAGATGCTGATTGTGTCCTGCGACATGGGCTGCAGTGCTGACATCCTTATCATCGTCTCCATGCTGTCTGTGCCGGCCATCTTCTACAGACCTAAGGTATGTCTAATAATGTGTCTATctatgttgtgttcacagcttgttttctACTGCGTggccaaaaaaacaattattgcgttttgaaatattgtatttaataattcacacatttaaatgcataCAATGATTTGTTGCTATAGAACAGTATTTCACAATGGAAGAAAAATAACcttaaaatgataataaagaaataaaacatcccAGTGATATGTGGAAAACTCgatctgtgtgtctctgcagggtcGTGAGGAGGAGAGTGACCAGGTGAGGGAGAAGTTCTCGGTCCCAGAGAGTGACCACCTGACCTACCTTAACGTCTACATGCAGTGGAAGAACAACAACTACTCCAGCGCCTGGTGCAACGAGCACTTCATCCACACCAAGGCCATGCGCAAGGTCAGACTCCCACTGGTTCGCCTGTTCTGTCTATCTAAACCCTCTGAccctggatggaaacctggAAATCTCAATTTTCACTTGAGTTCCAGCACATCAAGAAGATCATGTGGAAATCTCAATCTCTTAAATTGTGCattgttttcttgcttttaGTTTGGTGAATATGTGTAGTGTATGATTCAGGTCCTGTGAGGCCTATTCAGTATCCCATATAAATGGTATTAATCTGCAAATATGGCAACTTCTGATATTATTTTCCCCTTAAACAATTGATTTCAAGGTTGGACAACTTTTCTATGTGGCTCCACTTTcaaaacatattgtttttgtgCAGGTGCGTGAGGTGCGCTCCCAGTTAAAGGACATCATGGTGCAGCAGAGGATGAACCTGATTTCCTGTGGGTCAGACTGGGACATCATCAGAAAGTGCATCTGTGCTGCTTACTTTCACCAGGCTGCCAAGCTCAAGGTACTTCCTACACTCTGGGTTTTCCTCAGTTAATACGTTACGCCTAGTGGCAACTGGTTGTGGCAGATTTATAGCAGCATAATTACAGAGTGGTGAAATATCCCTTCTGGCCTCACATTAATACAGCGCTAAAATCTGAAAGGGAATTTGAAATCATGACTATATAATCAAGGGTCTCTGTTTGACTTATGAGTAGCCGGCTAACCCAAGCAATCGCAGCAGTGTTGGATATACTTCAAATTTATTTTCCTGCTGTCTAAGGCAGGTGGAGAAGCAAATTAACTCAGATGACTTGCTTTGCTCTGACCTTAAAGCGCACTCATAGTTGCaggcaccaacacacacatttagaccaacacacacagttcaccTTCAGCACACTATACACAGGGTCCCATATTCCTTTCCAGAAATTCTGAGTTGCacatttaatttcttatttACGCCTGTGTTTGCTCCCAGGGCATCGGTGAATATGTGAACGTGAGGACAGGCATGCCATGTCACCTCCATCCCACCAGCTCCCTGTTTGGTATGGGCTACACTCCTGACTACATCATCTACCACGAGCTCGTCATGACCACCAAGGTAAAAAGTCTTGTCGGCTGCAGAGCTTTGCCAGCATGAAGGCAATCAATGATATAtatgtgttgttgatgtttaacTTGTGCTTTGTGCTGTAGGAGTACATGCAGTGTGTGACTGCAGTGGACGGAGAGTGGCTGGCAGAACTTGGGCCCATGTTTTATAGCATCAAACATGCGGGCAAAAGCAGACAGGTAAGGCTGGTACTTGCTCAATGTATACTAGATTATTTTATGACACAGCCAAAAGTATAAAGACAAGATTGTCCATATATGTCTGGGGCtgattttcatagtttttgtcGCTTAGTTCTGATCCAAGGAAATCTTAGTGCTACAAtatacaatgatattttagaccGGAGGTCCTCTGCCATTTTGTCTTGTTACCTCTTAGAATGAAGAAATGTCTACATGTGGCCGCTTGTCACTGGTTACGTATGTCCactggttgtgaccagttcaactaaaagtgatttgtttttattgctttatttgaaaaatgtttagGGTCATGAGGAGATAAAATTGTTCAGTAATTCACAAGAGGAAATAAGCAATTACTAAAGTAAAGTCTgacaaaaatattacaaaactatatattttttgcttttctatCTTGTTAATATTTATCCACTCCAGATTGGGAACCATTGTTTTAGACAATAGTGGGCTCCCAATGTTGTGGCAATAGTCTAGGGAAGgtcctttcctgtttcaacataaCAATGCAGAAAACCAAGTCTATAAAGAAATgattttcccagtttggtgtggaagaacttgacgGACCTGCActtttgggatgaactggaacgctGTGGCCTTATCACCTAACTTCAGGGGTCggcctcactaatgctcttgtggctgaatttgagcaaatctctgcagccaggttccaatATGTTGTGGAAAACTTTCCCAGTGGTTTTTTAATAAGATGTGAAACAATCCCTATACTTTTGTTCATATAGGTTACCTTGTGCATGTATGTACTCATCAGCTGTTTTGACTAAAATACATCTCTTAATGTTTTATACCTTCCTCATCTGTCGCTCCTCCAGGAGAACCGTCGCCGGGCCAAGGAGGAGATCAgcaacatggaggaggagatgtcCCTGGCTGAGGAGCAGCTGCGAGCGCGTcgagaggagcaggagaagaagagcaacACTGGCAGTGTTAAGTAAGTCGGCGAACATCTCTCCTCCTTTTGCCTCCTCATCACACGTGGGGCCTCATCTAACAATAGTTCCCTGTGGCCCTAATTTTCCACACACAGTCGAGATAGAAACGTTTAATTTACCTACCTCGCTGCCAATCCATatctccacccctccctccctctccctcctctcccactctctctacTCCACCTCTCTCACTCTTCATGATGAGCTTTTCTCACCTCTGGTCCCTCCAGacgagacaaaaagaaataatattgACTCCTGGCTGACCCCCATTACTGCAGCAATTTAAATTGTGCCatagcagagcagagaaaggaggggaaCGTTCAATTTCAAATTAGACCAAAAAATTAATTTCACACCCATCTGTGAGCTTTACAGAGAGAAATAAGGTTATAAAGacagacttaaaaaaagaactttTATTGTTAATTAATCAGCTGGTTTATCTCTCTGAGTTTGTGTGACCACGTCTGTAACAGATCTGTTGAAAATAATCACACTCGAGGTATAGGATTAAGAATTAGATTTAAGCAGAGGAAGCTGGATGTGTGATAATGAATGTCGTCGGCTCTCCTGGGCTCTTTGTCCTCCGGCAGGCCTCACAAGCATCTCCTCTCTGAGTTCAGTGTGACCAGGATGAAATATTTCGTCGGGTACGCCTTCATGTGCCGGCTGCTTATCACCTGTCTCCCTGCTCGCCGGCGCAGATCAGTGGTGTGAATTAGTAAATGGCCCAGTCCGTTATTTTGTGTATAAAAGTGGAACAGTGAGATTGAGTGTTTTTGGAAGCACATAAGTGGTAAGAGCTGGAAGTAGGGGCCTGTGTAGTTGCATATGAAACATGTAAAGGACAATACCACAAGTTTTAGATCTGTAAGTACAATCATGTATACTTCGGGCTGActatcaaacctcaatactgTTTTTTTGGTACTTGGATATAAGGCCGAACCTGGAAAGCTGATAAGTAGATAAGTAGAGAACAGCCAAACTgtctctggttccagctcctcagttgtgaggatttgcttcttttctttgtcatacgtgactttaaaatgaatacCTTGTGTTGTGGACAGTTagttggaagaaaaaaagacatttttaatcacTTTAAGGTGTAAAGTACTGTCAGTAGGCATTGAATGCTTGGTCAGATTTTCACTATTCTTATCTTATTTTGCTTGTTTCTGACTAAAATGCAAATTTTGGCAATTTTAGGCTAATTTATTTGAACATAGTTCTTatacagctgcttgtgttttgatAAGTTTgacttaaaaatgttttgtagaaaaatatgtttatattcctCAAAAATAAGGTATATAAAAAGTAACAAGCCTAGGTATCAAACCAGCACTAGTAATGCAATCAAACAATACCCAGGTCTATGTGTAGCTCACATTTTTGCTGACCGTTTTCTATTGCAAGCTATATAGGTTTGTATTTATGGATGTATTTTTCCTACAATTCCAGGAAATCATaggtttctgttcatttctgtaTGGGTTAAAAGTGTTAACAGTGTCTATGTCTGCCAGAACCAGAAGGGCTCTTGAGGCCTAAGTACATACATAGTACATATATGCGCACAGTAAGGCCCACctccaggaagaagaaaacaatcgGTTGACACATTGTTCACATGAAGTTGCAGGACTGTTTTCCCCTTTCGGTGAATGATAATCCTAAATCTGTGATCAGCACTGCTTGCTTCATTCCAAAGTTTATATGCTTtactcacaggtgtgtgtgtattgaccTGGATATGAAGCATCTGTAGGTACATATAGGGGAAACACTACTACATTTGTGTGCATTGCTGTTATGAAACTACTAGCAACTCATGTATTGAGGAAAGCGCAACAATTGTCTCCTGAAGTGAacagggagacggagagagggggaCACAGTGACAGAAGGGGGTTATGGCCTGATGGTTGTAattgctgcaggtgtgtgtgtgtgtgtgtgtgtgtgtgtgtgtgtgtgtgtgtgtgtgtgtgtgtgtgtgtgtgtgcgtgtgcgtgtgcgagagagagagagagatgagggaagTGTGGGCAGTGTCAGGGTGTCACGCTGCTGTAATTAAAGATGATAGATTTGCTGTCAGAGGCGTCAGGCTCTACTTCCCAACACTCTTCACAGAGACGCCAGCCTGCCTTTTCACTCTCCTCCAGTCCTGCTGCTTTCATGTTCACATTCAGCTTCCCCTCAACTTAAGCCTTTTTGGGGGTCTTTTCACAGCTGCTTACGTAATGTAAGAGATGTTTAGCATTTGACTAAACCGAACAATACAAAGTATGTTGTCACAGCAAATAAAACTTGTCTTCTCTGATTCAGGGTAGTGAAAATCTGCACAccaggaagaaaagaagaggccCCCATGACGCCCAGACGCACCCCTGCCCGCTTTGGACTGTAGAACACCCCTTGGAGGTTAAAGCCCTCCAACCAACCATGTTGGACCCTCTAGACTCATTGTAACCCAGACGTGGACCACACCAGCACAAGCAAACACAGTGTAACTTCCAGCTGCCATTAGTCCCTCCCAGCATGGCCAGAATCAACTGCAGTTCATGTACAGAC encodes:
- the dhx38 gene encoding pre-mRNA-splicing factor ATP-dependent RNA helicase PRP16, translated to MDDDVSMHRLEGSDPAAQVGGLMVKKKSAAAEPHVFRAPTPRTSLLGLDLLAAQKRKERESKEQADASDDTNRKKSKVSSYKDWEEGKSDSGSDEEDDDKNRSAKKESRKYRVTGSETPSNPGGVSEEFRRRHQQREKDRREHGVYASSKEDKNRERDRERSRDKGRDRRSERDERESSHSRGSSSSRSERGERSERSQREGWSDRLSRGSKRDEPSTPQHRPRDSFTPSRSNWEEDDSGYASSRHSQWESPSPAPSNRELDRSERSHRSSRESERRDRSVRGRYPDDTPLPTPSYKYNEWANDRKHLGSTPRLSQGKGRKEDGEGGIMFDNEDEKDQWQEDQKQADRDWYMMDEGYDEFHNPFTSTSDDYVKKREQILQKQTQKRISAQKRQINEDNERWETNRMLTSGVVQRLEVDEDFEEDNAAKVHLLVHNLVPPFLDGRIVFTKQPEPVIPVKDATSDMAIISRKGSQLVRKHREQKERKKAQHKHWELAGTKLGDIMGIKKKEEEDTSGGKVVGEDGKVDYRAEQKFADHMKEKTEASSEFAKKKTLLEQRQYLPIFAVRQQLLNIIRDNSIVIVVGETGSGKTTQLTQYLHEDGYTSYGMVGCTQPRRVAAMSVAKRVSEEIGTNLGEEVGYAIRFEDCTSEKTLIKYMTDGILLRESLRESDLDHYSAVIMDEAHERSLNTDVLFGLLREVVSRRTDLKLIVTSATMDSDKFAAFFGNVPIFHIPGRTFPVDILFSKTPQEDYVEAAVKQALQIHLSGLMGDILIFMPGQEDIEVTSDQIVERLEDLENAPPLAVLPIYSQLPSDLQAKIFQKAPDGVRKCIVATNIAETSLTVDGIMFVVDAGYCKLKVFNPRIGMDALQVYPISQANANQRSGRAGRTGPGQCYRLYTQSAFKNEMLTTTIPEIQRTNLANVVLLLKSLGVQDLLLFHFMDPPPEDNMLNSMYQLWILGALDNTGALTPTGRLMVEFPLDPALSKMLIVSCDMGCSADILIIVSMLSVPAIFYRPKGREEESDQVREKFSVPESDHLTYLNVYMQWKNNNYSSAWCNEHFIHTKAMRKVREVRSQLKDIMVQQRMNLISCGSDWDIIRKCICAAYFHQAAKLKGIGEYVNVRTGMPCHLHPTSSLFGMGYTPDYIIYHELVMTTKEYMQCVTAVDGEWLAELGPMFYSIKHAGKSRQENRRRAKEEISNMEEEMSLAEEQLRARREEQEKKSNTGSVKVVKICTPGRKEEAPMTPRRTPARFGL